Proteins encoded by one window of uncultured Bacteroides sp.:
- a CDS encoding HU family DNA-binding protein has translation MTKADIVNEVAKNTGIDKTTVLTTIEAFMDSVKDSLSNDDNVYLRGFGSFVVKKRAQKTARNISKNTTIIIPEHNIPSFKPAKTFTIAVKK, from the coding sequence ATGACAAAAGCAGATATTGTAAACGAGGTTGCCAAAAACACAGGTATTGATAAAACTACAGTGCTTACAACAATAGAAGCATTCATGGATTCTGTAAAAGACTCCTTATCAAATGATGATAACGTTTATTTGCGTGGCTTTGGTAGTTTTGTAGTTAAGAAAAGAGCACAAAAAACGGCTCGTAATATTTCTAAAAACACTACTATCATTATTCCAGAACATAACATACCGTCGTTTAAACCTGCGAAGACTTTTACTATAGCGGTAAAGAAATAA
- a CDS encoding Rne/Rng family ribonuclease — translation MTSELVVDVQPKEISIALLEDKSLVELQSEGRNISFSVGNMYLGRVKKLMPGLNACFVDVGYEKDAFLHYLDLGPQFNSLQKYVKQTLSDRKKLNPITKATILPDIEKEGTISNTLKVGQEVVVQIVKEPISTKGPRLTAEISFAGRYLVLIPFNDKVSVSQKIKSSEERARLKQLLQSIKPKNFGVIVRTVAEGKRVAELDGELKVLLKHWEESITKVQKVTKYPTLVYEETSRTVALLRDLFNPSYENIYINNEHVYEEVKDYVTLIAPERAEIVKLYKGQLPIYDNFGITKQIKSSFGKTISYKSGAYLIIEHTEALHVVDVNSGNRAKGTNSQEGNALEVNMGAADELARQLRLRDMGGIIVIDFIDMNEAENRQKLYERMCANMQLDRAKHNILPLSKFGLMQITRQRVRPAMDVNTSEACPTCFGKGTIKPSILFTDTLENKIDYLVNKLKVKKFTLHIHPYIDAYVNQGLISLKRKWQVKYGFGIKIIPNQKLAFLEYIFYDSNGEEIDMKEEIEIK, via the coding sequence GTGACAAGCGAACTGGTAGTAGACGTACAACCCAAAGAGATCTCCATTGCACTACTTGAGGACAAGAGTTTAGTGGAACTTCAAAGTGAAGGAAGAAATATTTCCTTCTCTGTGGGAAATATGTATTTAGGCCGCGTTAAGAAATTGATGCCCGGTTTAAATGCTTGCTTCGTGGATGTGGGTTACGAAAAAGATGCTTTTCTTCATTATTTAGATTTAGGTCCTCAATTTAATTCTCTACAAAAGTATGTAAAACAAACGCTAAGCGACAGAAAGAAGCTTAATCCCATTACAAAAGCAACTATCCTTCCTGATATTGAAAAAGAAGGAACTATTTCCAATACACTAAAAGTAGGACAGGAAGTTGTTGTACAAATTGTAAAGGAACCAATTTCAACTAAAGGGCCAAGATTGACAGCCGAGATATCCTTCGCAGGAAGATATTTAGTGCTTATCCCCTTTAACGACAAGGTTTCTGTATCACAAAAAATTAAATCAAGTGAGGAACGTGCACGACTGAAGCAGCTTCTGCAAAGCATTAAGCCAAAAAACTTTGGCGTTATTGTTCGCACAGTAGCAGAAGGTAAAAGGGTTGCTGAACTTGATGGAGAACTGAAAGTTCTTTTAAAACATTGGGAAGAAAGTATTACTAAAGTTCAAAAGGTAACCAAGTATCCAACACTTGTATATGAAGAAACCAGCCGAACAGTTGCTTTATTGCGTGATTTGTTTAATCCTTCTTACGAAAACATATACATAAATAATGAGCATGTATATGAAGAAGTTAAGGATTATGTTACCCTCATTGCTCCTGAAAGAGCAGAAATCGTAAAGTTATACAAAGGACAGCTTCCTATCTATGACAACTTCGGCATCACTAAACAAATAAAGTCTTCATTTGGAAAGACAATATCCTACAAGAGTGGTGCATACCTGATTATTGAGCATACCGAAGCCTTACACGTGGTCGATGTCAATAGTGGCAATCGCGCAAAAGGGACAAACAGTCAGGAAGGAAATGCTTTAGAAGTTAATATGGGTGCTGCCGATGAATTAGCAAGACAACTTCGTCTCAGAGATATGGGAGGAATTATTGTTATCGACTTTATCGATATGAATGAGGCTGAGAACAGACAAAAACTTTACGAAAGAATGTGTGCTAACATGCAACTGGACAGAGCCAAACACAACATTTTGCCGCTAAGCAAATTCGGGTTAATGCAAATTACCCGTCAGCGTGTTCGTCCGGCAATGGATGTTAATACAAGTGAAGCTTGTCCTACCTGCTTTGGCAAAGGAACTATTAAGCCGTCCATTCTTTTTACAGATACTTTAGAGAATAAAATTGATTACCTTGTAAACAAACTAAAGGTAAAGAAATTCACACTTCACATTCACCCGTATATTGATGCTTATGTAAATCAAGGATTAATTTCTTTGAAACGTAAGTGGCAAGTAAAATACGGATTTGGTATTAAGATTATTCCTAATCAAAAGCTCGCCTTCCTGGAATATATATTCTATGATTCAAATGGCGAAGAGATTGATATGAAAGAAGAAATCGAAATTAAATAA